One region of Streptomyces rishiriensis genomic DNA includes:
- a CDS encoding class I SAM-dependent methyltransferase, which produces MPAKKLTVNRAALGHRIGYALRHPDRVPRHVARAARDLWLSHRHQDHVSYYRAVMRSDTRADPDAAVGSRSRERWLALGAMQFDYLIGHGLRPEHRMLEIGCGNLRGGWRFIRHLEPGHYHGIDISPDILVAAQNTIVEMGLQQRLPALTPVRDLTLRFLPDAHFDVVHAHSVFSHSPLPVIEECLANVGRVLAPGGWFDFTFDRTEGEEHQVLREDFYYRTDTLVALAEKHGLRARFMHDWEELPHGQSKIRVTHGDRPGPNRRDPNRSDATGPA; this is translated from the coding sequence ATGCCCGCCAAGAAGCTCACCGTCAACCGCGCGGCCCTCGGTCACCGCATCGGGTACGCCCTGCGCCACCCGGACCGGGTGCCCCGGCATGTCGCCCGCGCCGCCCGGGACCTGTGGCTGAGCCACCGCCACCAGGATCACGTCTCCTACTACCGCGCGGTGATGCGCTCCGACACCCGCGCCGATCCGGACGCGGCGGTCGGCAGCCGCAGCCGTGAGCGGTGGCTCGCCCTCGGCGCCATGCAGTTCGACTACCTGATCGGCCACGGTCTGCGTCCGGAGCACCGCATGCTGGAGATCGGCTGCGGCAATCTGCGGGGCGGCTGGCGGTTCATCCGGCACCTGGAGCCCGGCCACTACCACGGCATCGACATCTCCCCCGACATCCTCGTGGCCGCCCAGAACACCATCGTGGAGATGGGGCTGCAACAGCGGCTGCCGGCGCTGACGCCGGTGCGCGACCTGACGCTGCGGTTCCTGCCCGACGCGCACTTCGACGTGGTGCACGCGCACAGCGTCTTCTCGCACTCGCCGCTCCCGGTCATCGAGGAGTGCCTCGCCAACGTGGGACGGGTGCTCGCTCCCGGTGGCTGGTTCGACTTCACCTTCGACCGCACCGAGGGCGAGGAGCACCAGGTGCTGCGCGAGGATTTCTACTACCGCACCGACACCCTCGTGGCCCTGGCCGAGAAGCACGGCCTGCGAGCCCGCTTCATGCACGACTGGGAGGAGCTCCCGCACGGCCAGTCCAAGATCCGCGTCACCCATGGGGACCGACCCGGGCCGAACCGCCGTGACCCGAACCGGTCCGACGCGACCGGACCGGCGTGA
- the htpG gene encoding molecular chaperone HtpG produces the protein MSTETFEFQVEARQLLQLMIHSVYSNKDVFLRELVSNASDALDKLRLAALRDDTLDVDVSDPHIEIETDAASRTLTVRDNGIGMSYDEVGRLIGTIANSGTAKFAQELREAQEEAGAEGLIGQFGVGFYSGFMVADEMTLLTRRAGESQGTRWSSRGEGTYTLARVDDAPQGTTVTLHLKPADADDQLHDYTADRTIKEIVKRYSDFITWPIRLVPKAADGATAEAGADAGTATEPETLNSMKALWARSRDEVSDDEYHELYKHISHDWREPLETVRLQAEGTFEYQALLFLPSHAPHDLYNQNYQRGVQLYVKRVFIMDDCEELLPSYLRFVKGVVDAADLSLNVSREILQQDRHIRMMQRRLTKKVVSTVKDMMTAAPDRYATFWREFGAVLKEGLLTDSDNRDTLLAVSSFASTHSADEPTTLKSYVERMKVGQDAVYYLTGESRQSIENSPHMEAFRAKGIEVLLLTDPVDEVWVDAVGEFEGKPLRSVAKGEVDLGGEDGEKTDGEREKQGEEYAGLLGWMKEQLGQDVKEVRLSSRLTVSPACIVSDAHDLTPALENMYRAMGQEVPRAPRILELNPDHLLVKGLNQAYKEREDRTGLAETAELLHGLAILAEGGRPKEPGRFVKLVADQLERAL, from the coding sequence ATGTCGACCGAAACGTTTGAGTTCCAGGTAGAGGCCCGTCAGCTCCTGCAGTTGATGATCCATTCGGTCTACTCGAACAAGGACGTCTTTCTCCGCGAGCTCGTCTCCAACGCCTCCGACGCGCTGGACAAGCTGCGGCTCGCCGCGCTGCGGGACGACACGCTCGACGTGGACGTCTCCGACCCGCACATCGAGATCGAGACCGACGCTGCCTCCCGCACCCTGACGGTGCGGGACAACGGCATCGGAATGTCGTACGACGAGGTCGGCCGGCTCATCGGCACGATCGCCAACTCGGGCACGGCCAAGTTCGCGCAGGAGCTGCGCGAGGCCCAGGAGGAGGCCGGGGCCGAGGGGCTCATCGGGCAGTTCGGCGTCGGTTTCTACTCCGGCTTCATGGTGGCCGACGAGATGACGCTGCTGACCCGGCGGGCCGGCGAGAGCCAGGGCACCCGCTGGTCGTCACGCGGGGAGGGCACCTACACGCTGGCGAGGGTGGACGACGCGCCCCAGGGCACCACGGTCACCCTGCACCTGAAGCCGGCCGACGCCGACGACCAGCTGCACGACTACACCGCGGACCGGACGATCAAGGAGATCGTCAAGCGCTACTCGGACTTCATCACCTGGCCCATCAGGCTGGTCCCGAAGGCGGCCGACGGCGCCACCGCCGAGGCCGGGGCGGACGCCGGCACCGCGACCGAACCCGAGACCCTGAACTCGATGAAGGCCCTGTGGGCGCGCTCGCGCGACGAGGTGTCCGACGACGAGTACCACGAGCTGTACAAGCACATCAGCCACGACTGGCGCGAGCCGCTGGAGACCGTCCGGCTCCAGGCGGAGGGCACCTTCGAGTACCAGGCGCTGCTGTTCCTCCCCTCGCACGCGCCGCACGACCTGTACAACCAGAACTACCAGCGCGGTGTGCAGCTGTACGTGAAGCGCGTCTTCATCATGGACGACTGCGAGGAGCTGCTGCCGTCCTACCTGCGCTTCGTCAAGGGCGTGGTCGACGCGGCGGACCTCTCGCTGAACGTCTCCCGCGAGATCCTCCAGCAGGACCGGCACATCCGGATGATGCAGCGCCGGCTCACCAAGAAGGTCGTCTCCACGGTCAAGGACATGATGACCGCGGCCCCCGACCGCTACGCCACCTTCTGGCGGGAGTTCGGCGCCGTTCTGAAGGAAGGGCTGCTGACCGACTCCGACAACCGCGACACCCTCCTCGCCGTGTCGTCGTTCGCGAGCACGCACAGCGCGGACGAACCGACCACGCTGAAGAGCTACGTGGAGCGGATGAAGGTCGGACAGGACGCCGTCTACTACCTGACCGGCGAGTCCCGGCAGAGCATCGAGAACTCCCCGCACATGGAGGCGTTCCGGGCGAAGGGCATCGAGGTCCTGCTTCTCACCGACCCGGTCGACGAGGTGTGGGTCGACGCGGTGGGCGAGTTCGAGGGCAAGCCGCTGCGGTCCGTGGCCAAGGGCGAGGTCGACCTCGGCGGGGAGGACGGCGAGAAGACCGACGGCGAGCGCGAGAAGCAGGGCGAGGAGTACGCCGGTCTGCTCGGCTGGATGAAGGAGCAACTGGGGCAGGACGTCAAGGAGGTGCGGCTGTCGTCCCGTCTCACCGTGTCCCCGGCCTGCATCGTCTCCGACGCGCACGATCTCACCCCGGCGCTGGAGAACATGTACCGGGCGATGGGGCAGGAGGTGCCGCGCGCCCCGCGGATCCTCGAACTCAACCCCGATCACCTGCTCGTGAAGGGTCTGAACCAGGCCTACAAGG
- a CDS encoding response regulator — MSASVSPPPVRLLLCDDHAVVRAGLRALLSSADGIDVVGEAGTGEEALALAARLRPDVVLMDLQLDGGMDGVTATRRLTRGPEAGPRVLVLTMFDTDADITRAIEAGATGYLLKAERPDELFSAIRAAAAGRTALSAPVADRLLTRLRSPRPALSAREHEILAQLARGLGNREIARALFISEATVKTHLGRIYGKLGVETRSGAVAVAKERRLLS, encoded by the coding sequence GTGAGCGCGTCCGTGTCCCCACCACCCGTCCGGCTGCTGCTGTGCGACGACCATGCCGTGGTCCGGGCCGGACTGCGTGCCCTGCTGTCCAGCGCAGACGGCATCGACGTGGTCGGCGAGGCGGGCACCGGTGAGGAGGCACTCGCCCTGGCCGCCCGGCTGCGTCCCGACGTGGTGCTGATGGATCTCCAGCTCGACGGCGGCATGGACGGCGTGACGGCCACGCGGCGGCTGACCCGCGGACCGGAGGCGGGTCCCCGGGTCCTGGTGCTCACGATGTTCGACACCGACGCCGACATCACCCGCGCCATCGAGGCCGGCGCCACCGGCTACCTGCTCAAGGCGGAACGGCCGGACGAACTCTTCTCGGCGATCCGCGCCGCGGCGGCCGGCCGCACCGCGCTGTCGGCTCCCGTCGCCGACCGCCTGCTGACCAGGCTGCGCAGCCCGCGTCCCGCCCTGTCCGCCCGTGAGCACGAGATCCTCGCTCAGCTGGCCCGCGGCCTGGGCAACCGGGAGATCGCCCGGGCCCTGTTCATCAGCGAGGCGACGGTCAAGACCCACCTCGGACGGATCTACGGCAAGTTGGGGGTGGAGACGCGGTCGGGCGCGGTGGCGGTCGCGAAGGAGCGACGACTGCTGTCATGA
- a CDS encoding MarR family winged helix-turn-helix transcriptional regulator: MAAKKAEAETEQALVEQWRDMLALHARTQCELDRALHRHGLCGSDFEVLDVLAESPAPDGSCSYRVQEIAERVHLSQSALSRLVARLEKDGLVERGMCAEDRRGVRVALTGKGRALHGDVRPVQRAVLTRMLTD, translated from the coding sequence ATGGCGGCGAAGAAGGCCGAGGCCGAGACCGAGCAGGCGCTCGTGGAACAGTGGCGGGACATGCTGGCGCTGCATGCGCGGACCCAGTGCGAACTCGACCGGGCGCTCCACCGACACGGCCTGTGCGGCAGCGACTTCGAGGTGCTCGACGTCCTCGCGGAGTCACCGGCGCCGGACGGCTCGTGCAGTTATCGCGTCCAGGAGATCGCCGAGCGGGTCCATCTCAGCCAGAGCGCGCTGTCCCGGCTCGTCGCCCGTCTCGAGAAGGACGGTCTGGTCGAGCGCGGCATGTGCGCGGAGGACCGCCGAGGCGTCCGGGTCGCGCTCACCGGGAAGGGGCGCGCGCTGCACGGGGACGTACGGCCGGTGCAGCGCGCGGTGTTGACCCGGATGCTGACGGACTGA
- a CDS encoding MFS transporter, which translates to MTSPLPSPASPLAEGRWTSRLWGTLLVLCAAMFLDALDVSMVGVALPSIGSDLGLSTSTLQWIVSGYILGYGGLLLLGGRAADLLGRRQVFLIALGVFALASLLGGLVDSGPLLIASRFIKGLSAAFTAPAGLSIITTTFPEGPLRNRALSIYTTCAATGFSMGLVLSGLLTEASWRLTMLLPAPIALIALAAGLKLLPRSEREKDHNGYDVPGAVLGTASMLLLVYTVVQAPESGWTSARTLLSFLAVAVLLTAFVLVERRSAGPLIRLGVLRSGSQVRAQLGAMAFFGSYVGFQFLATLYMQTLLGWSALHTALAFLPAGALVAVSSTKMGSIVDRFGTPRLIAAGFAFMVTGYALFLRVDLDPVYAAVILPTMLLIGAACALVFPSLNIQATNGVADHEQGMVSGLLNTSVQVGGAIFLAVVTAVVTAGAPADPTPQAVLDSYRPGLAVVTAVAAAGLLITLPGLRTRRAQGSVLVARSAVAETAAEPVGARD; encoded by the coding sequence ATGACCTCTCCGCTCCCCTCCCCCGCGTCCCCGCTCGCCGAGGGCCGCTGGACCTCGCGGCTGTGGGGCACCCTGCTGGTGCTGTGCGCCGCGATGTTCCTGGACGCGCTGGACGTGTCGATGGTCGGCGTCGCCCTGCCGTCCATCGGCTCCGACCTCGGCCTCTCCACCTCGACCCTGCAATGGATCGTCAGCGGCTACATCCTCGGCTACGGCGGCCTGCTCCTGCTCGGCGGCCGCGCGGCCGACCTGCTCGGCCGGCGTCAGGTCTTCCTGATCGCCCTCGGCGTCTTCGCGCTGGCCTCGCTGCTCGGCGGGCTGGTCGACTCCGGCCCGCTGCTGATCGCGAGCCGGTTCATCAAGGGCCTGAGCGCCGCCTTCACCGCCCCCGCCGGCCTGTCCATCATCACCACGACGTTCCCCGAGGGCCCGCTGCGCAACCGGGCGCTGTCCATCTACACCACCTGCGCCGCCACCGGCTTCTCGATGGGCCTGGTCCTCTCCGGCCTGCTCACCGAGGCCAGTTGGCGCCTCACCATGCTGCTTCCCGCGCCGATCGCGCTGATCGCGCTGGCCGCCGGTCTGAAGCTGCTGCCGCGCAGCGAACGCGAGAAGGACCACAACGGCTACGACGTGCCCGGCGCCGTCCTCGGCACCGCGTCGATGCTGCTGCTGGTCTACACCGTGGTCCAGGCACCGGAGTCCGGCTGGACCTCCGCACGCACGCTGTTGTCGTTCCTCGCCGTCGCCGTCCTGCTGACCGCCTTCGTCCTCGTCGAACGCCGCTCGGCCGGCCCGCTGATCCGGCTCGGCGTGCTGCGTTCCGGCAGCCAGGTCCGCGCCCAGCTCGGCGCGATGGCCTTCTTCGGCTCCTACGTCGGCTTCCAGTTCCTGGCCACCCTCTACATGCAGACGCTGCTCGGCTGGTCGGCGCTGCACACGGCACTCGCCTTCCTGCCCGCCGGCGCGCTGGTCGCGGTGTCCTCGACCAAGATGGGTTCGATCGTCGACCGGTTCGGCACCCCGCGGCTGATCGCGGCGGGCTTCGCCTTCATGGTCACCGGATACGCGCTGTTCCTGCGGGTGGATCTCGACCCGGTCTACGCGGCGGTGATCCTGCCCACCATGCTGCTGATCGGCGCGGCCTGCGCGCTGGTCTTCCCCTCGCTCAACATCCAGGCCACCAACGGCGTGGCGGACCACGAGCAGGGCATGGTCTCGGGCCTGCTCAACACCTCGGTGCAGGTGGGTGGCGCGATCTTCCTCGCGGTGGTGACGGCGGTGGTGACCGCGGGCGCCCCGGCCGACCCCACCCCGCAGGCCGTCCTCGACAGCTACCGGCCCGGGCTGGCGGTGGTGACGGCCGTCGCCGCCGCGGGCCTGCTCATCACCCTCCCCGGACTGCGCACCCGGCGCGCCCAGGGCTCGGTCCTGGTCGCCAGGTCCGCCGTCGCGGAGACGGCCGCGGAGCCCGTGGGGGCCCGCGACTGA
- a CDS encoding sensor histidine kinase: MRHTDPDERRLGTVVHLAFFALLGSSFVRFLSRDRGEAHTGWVVALYAAFCLLYVLGPFLAAAPRPGSAPTSRHLAWLGSVSAVWVILLALAPSATWCAMPLLFAGLHALPPRIAVPLAAVLTALVVVSEVRVADGALNPNMVVAPPAVAAVATAVLVHLQRQGARQRVLIDDLVRTRRELAASERQAGVLAERQRLSTEIHDTLAQGLSSQRMLLHAAQRVWKSDPEAAREHVREAAEISSRGLAEARRFVHDLAPADLAAHSLPEALTVLAARESGPGLTVEFRLEGAPGRLPERVEAALLRIAQGALANVREHAAATRGVLTLTCLDDLVSLDVADNGRGFGPAPGAAARPPATADPFAPHTAPAVVPGAAPNALRHTASHTAPAFLPHIAPDAPPDPLSDAPPDPLPGTASAVDPGTVRMPEQDRTRGHGIRAMRIRARQAGGTLSVESAPGEGTVVTVAVPLASSVPDPLEEPVP; the protein is encoded by the coding sequence ATGAGACACACCGATCCGGACGAACGTCGGCTGGGCACGGTCGTGCACCTCGCGTTCTTCGCGCTGCTCGGCTCGTCGTTCGTCCGCTTCCTCAGCCGCGACCGGGGCGAAGCGCACACCGGATGGGTGGTGGCGCTGTACGCGGCCTTCTGCCTGCTCTACGTCCTCGGGCCGTTCCTGGCCGCGGCGCCGCGCCCCGGCTCCGCGCCGACCTCGCGCCATCTGGCGTGGCTGGGCTCGGTTTCGGCCGTCTGGGTGATTCTCCTGGCGCTCGCGCCCAGCGCGACCTGGTGCGCCATGCCGCTGCTGTTCGCCGGCCTGCACGCCTTGCCGCCACGGATCGCGGTGCCGCTCGCGGCCGTGCTCACCGCACTGGTCGTGGTCTCCGAGGTGCGCGTGGCCGACGGCGCGCTCAATCCCAACATGGTCGTGGCGCCGCCGGCCGTCGCCGCGGTGGCCACGGCCGTGCTGGTCCACCTGCAGCGCCAGGGGGCCCGGCAGCGCGTGCTGATCGACGATCTGGTCCGTACCCGGCGCGAACTCGCGGCCTCCGAGCGGCAGGCGGGTGTCCTCGCGGAGCGTCAGCGGCTGTCCACGGAGATCCACGACACCCTCGCGCAGGGCCTGTCCAGTCAACGGATGCTGCTGCACGCGGCCCAGCGCGTCTGGAAGTCGGATCCCGAGGCGGCCCGCGAGCACGTGCGCGAGGCCGCCGAGATCTCCTCCCGGGGCCTCGCCGAGGCCCGCCGGTTCGTGCACGACCTGGCGCCGGCCGACCTCGCCGCGCACTCCCTCCCGGAGGCGCTCACGGTGCTCGCCGCACGGGAGAGCGGACCGGGCCTGACCGTGGAGTTCCGGCTCGAGGGCGCCCCGGGCCGACTGCCCGAACGGGTCGAGGCGGCGCTCCTTCGCATCGCCCAGGGGGCACTGGCGAACGTCCGTGAACACGCCGCGGCGACCAGGGGTGTGCTGACCCTGACCTGCCTGGACGACCTGGTCTCCCTGGACGTCGCCGACAACGGCCGCGGATTCGGCCCGGCGCCGGGCGCAGCGGCTCGCCCGCCCGCCACCGCGGACCCCTTCGCCCCGCACACCGCCCCGGCCGTCGTTCCGGGCGCCGCCCCGAACGCCCTTCGGCACACCGCCTCGCACACCGCCCCGGCATTCCTTCCGCACATCGCCCCGGACGCCCCACCGGACCCCCTTTCGGACGCCCCACCGGACCCCCTCCCCGGCACCGCATCGGCCGTCGACCCGGGCACCGTTCGGATGCCGGAACAGGACCGCACGCGCGGGCACGGGATTCGGGCCATGCGGATCCGGGCCCGGCAGGCGGGCGGCACGCTCAGCGTGGAGTCCGCACCGGGCGAGGGCACCGTCGTCACCGTCGCCGTGCCCCTGGCCTCGTCCGTACCCGATCCGCTCGAGGAGCCCGTCCCGTGA
- a CDS encoding MFS transporter, translated as MPQINKTRTRDAVPGDGNDLGRLRIALTTFFALDGFVFSGWVVRIPAIKEQTGASPSTLGLALLGVSAGAVITMMFTGRLCSRYGSHPVTVVCAVLLSLSVTLPPLTHSAAALGAVLLLFGAAYGSINVAFNSAAVDLVAALGRPVMPTFHAAFSLGGMIGAGLGGLVAGSLSPTRHLLGLGIVGLLVTALTAPTLLRQEQPRPPGHATDGVPGPATAEAGAPGPAKASPHRLTPRTRRLVVVFGLIALCTAYGEGALADWGALHLRQDLGSSAGTAAAGYACFALAMTIGRLTGTTLLERLGRTRTVVIGGGVAAAGMLLGALAPAPWAALLGYSVAGLGLANLFPVAVERAGALAGPSGVATASTLGYGGMLLGPPAIGFMADWFSLPVALTSVAALAAVAAAIGFATRRATAG; from the coding sequence GTGCCGCAAATAAACAAAACCCGAACACGCGATGCGGTGCCGGGCGACGGCAACGACCTCGGCCGGCTCCGTATCGCTCTGACCACGTTCTTCGCCCTTGATGGCTTCGTCTTCTCCGGATGGGTCGTGCGGATCCCCGCCATCAAGGAACAGACCGGCGCCTCCCCCAGCACCCTCGGTCTCGCGCTCCTCGGCGTCTCCGCGGGCGCGGTGATCACCATGATGTTCACCGGGCGTCTGTGCAGCCGCTACGGCAGTCATCCGGTCACCGTGGTCTGCGCGGTCCTGCTCTCCCTCAGCGTCACGCTTCCCCCGCTCACCCACTCCGCCGCCGCGCTCGGCGCCGTACTGCTGCTGTTCGGCGCGGCGTACGGAAGCATCAACGTCGCCTTCAACAGCGCCGCCGTCGACCTGGTGGCGGCGCTGGGCAGGCCGGTCATGCCCACCTTCCACGCCGCTTTCAGCCTCGGCGGCATGATCGGCGCCGGTCTCGGCGGGCTGGTGGCGGGGTCGCTGTCCCCGACACGGCATCTGCTGGGCCTCGGGATCGTCGGCCTGCTCGTCACCGCGCTCACGGCACCGACGCTGCTCCGGCAGGAGCAGCCGCGGCCGCCCGGCCACGCAACCGATGGCGTGCCCGGGCCCGCCACCGCCGAAGCCGGGGCTCCGGGGCCCGCGAAGGCGAGCCCGCACCGGCTGACGCCCCGCACCCGTCGTCTCGTCGTCGTCTTCGGTCTGATCGCCCTCTGCACCGCCTACGGCGAAGGGGCCCTCGCCGACTGGGGCGCCCTGCACCTGCGCCAGGACCTGGGCTCCTCCGCCGGGACCGCCGCGGCCGGGTACGCGTGTTTCGCGCTCGCCATGACGATCGGCCGGCTGACCGGCACCACCCTTCTCGAACGGCTCGGCCGCACCCGTACGGTGGTCATCGGCGGCGGGGTCGCGGCGGCCGGGATGCTGCTCGGCGCCCTCGCTCCGGCCCCGTGGGCGGCGCTCCTCGGCTACTCGGTCGCGGGGCTCGGACTGGCCAACCTCTTCCCGGTAGCCGTGGAACGCGCGGGAGCCCTGGCCGGCCCGAGCGGCGTCGCCACGGCCTCGACGCTCGGTTACGGCGGCATGCTGCTGGGCCCGCCCGCCATCGGCTTCATGGCCGACTGGTTCTCCCTGCCCGTCGCCCTCACCAGCGTGGCCGCGCTCGCCGCGGTGGCCGCGGCGATCGGCTTCGCCACCCGCCGGGCGACGGCCGGCTGA
- a CDS encoding maleylpyruvate isomerase family mycothiol-dependent enzyme: protein METAEFIRILDQEGRSLASAAAQAGPDAKVPTCPDWQVRDLLRHTGTVHRWATSFVAEGEPSFRPFAEPPQLDGDALLDWYRESHLRLVDTLFSAPPDVECWHFLPAPSPLAFWARRQAHETAVHRVDAESARGRAPEETARDLTPGFAADGIDELLRGFHARAKSRVRTDRPGILRVRATDTDDAVWTVRLSAEPPATERNAEGDADCEVSGPAAPLYLSLWNRLPLPAVAGDAALATLWRETSAVG from the coding sequence ATGGAGACTGCCGAGTTCATCCGCATCCTGGACCAGGAGGGTCGGTCGCTGGCTTCCGCGGCGGCACAAGCGGGTCCCGACGCGAAGGTGCCGACCTGTCCGGACTGGCAGGTCAGGGACCTGCTGCGGCACACGGGCACGGTGCACCGCTGGGCGACGTCGTTCGTGGCCGAGGGCGAACCCTCGTTCCGGCCCTTCGCCGAACCGCCGCAGCTCGACGGCGACGCGCTGCTGGACTGGTACCGCGAGAGCCACCTGCGGCTCGTCGACACCCTGTTCAGCGCGCCGCCCGACGTGGAGTGCTGGCACTTCCTGCCCGCACCGTCACCGCTCGCGTTCTGGGCCAGGCGGCAGGCGCACGAGACGGCCGTGCACCGCGTGGACGCGGAATCGGCCCGCGGCCGCGCTCCGGAGGAGACCGCCCGGGACCTCACCCCCGGCTTCGCGGCGGACGGCATCGACGAGTTGCTGCGCGGCTTCCACGCACGCGCCAAGAGCCGGGTGCGCACCGACCGGCCCGGGATCCTGCGGGTGCGGGCCACGGACACGGACGACGCCGTGTGGACCGTACGTCTGTCGGCGGAGCCGCCCGCGACCGAGCGGAACGCCGAAGGGGACGCCGACTGCGAGGTGTCCGGTCCCGCGGCCCCGCTCTATCTGTCGTTGTGGAACCGGTTGCCGCTCCCGGCGGTGGCCGGGGACGCGGCGCTGGCGACGCTGTGGCGGGAGACGTCCGCCGTGGGCTGA